Within the Thermanaeromonas toyohensis ToBE genome, the region AGGAGCGCATTGCAGTCGCGGAAGCCCGCCGTTTAGGTATCCCCATTGTAGCCATTGTAGATACCAATTGCGATCCTGATGAAATAGATTACGTAATTCCAGGTAATGATGATGCCATCAGGGCGGTTAAATTGATAACTAGTAAAATTGCTGATGCAGTTTTAGAGGGACTGCAGGGTGAAGATCAGCCCGAAGCTGTGGGTGAGTAAAGGGGGAAACTTAGGATGATTTCGGCTGAAGCTGTAAAAGAGCTGCGCAACCGTACTGGGGCTGGGATGATGGATTGTAAGCGAGCCCTAGAGGAAACGGGGGGCGATATAGAAAAAGCCATTGAAATCTTACGTATGAAGGGCCTAGCGGCAGCCGCTAAGAAGGCAGGGCGGGTAGCCAAGGAAGGCTTGGTACACGCCTATATCCATGGTGGTGGCCGGATAGGAGTCCTTATCGAGGTGAATTGCGAAACGGACTTTGTAGCCAGGACAGAGGAATTTAAAGATTTGGTTCACAACCTGGCTATGCAGGTGGCTGCTGCTCGGCCGGAGTATGTAAAGAGGGAAGATGTTCCAGAAGAAGTAATTGAAAGGGAGAAGAGCATCCTTCGTGCCCAGGCCCTGAACGAGGGTAAGCCGGAGAAGGTCGTGGAAAAGATTGTATCGGGTCGTTTGGAAAAGTTTTTCCAAGAGAATTGCTTATTAGAACAGCCTTATATAAAGGATCCTGAGCGTAAGGTCAAAGATCTTATTGCTGAAAAGATAGCCAAATTAGGAGAAAACATTGAGGTCCGGCGGTTTGCCCGCTTTGAAGTGGGTGAGGCTAACACTATTAGCCAGTAAACTTCAGGGAAGAGCACAGAGGTGCTCTTTTTTTCTAAAATACGAAAGGAATTTTAACAAGTTTGTAGAAACATTATGAGGAATTACGGGGGTACTGCGCTATGCAGAAACCCAAGTATAAGAGGGTGGTTTTAAAGTTAAGCGGTGAGGCCTTGGCTGGGAATCAAGGCTTCGGCATCGACCCTGATGTTATAAATTCCATTGCTGAACAGATTAAAGAGGTACGGGATCTTGGAGTCGATGTGGCCGTAGTGGTAGGGGGTGGCAACATCTGGCGGGGGGTCAAAGGAAGCGCCCAAGGGATGGATAGGGCGACGGCGGATTATATGGGGATGTTGGCTACAGTAATTAATTCCCTCGCCCTCCAGGATGCTTTAGAACGTTTAGGGGTTGACACGAGGGTACAATCTGCCATTGAGATGCGTCAGATAGCAGAACCTTATATCCGGCGGAGGGCCATCAGGCATTTAGAAAAAGGTCGCGTAGTGATTTTTGCCGGAGGTACAGGAAATCCTTACTTTTCTACGGATACTACTGCCGCTCTGCGGGCTGCGGAGATTGAAGCGGAAGTAATACTTATGGCTAAGCGAGTGGATGGGGTATATGATGCAGATCCTGAACAGAATCCTCAGGCTAAACGCTACAAAGGGCTGGATTATCTAGATGTTCTAAATAGCAATTTAGGAGTTATGGATTCCACTGCTACTTCCCTCTGTATGGATAATAACATTCCCCTTATTGTTTTTGGAATCAAAGAGAAGGGTAATATATTGAAGGCGGTCATGGGTGAAGAAATCGGTACCTATGTAGGGGGTAAAAGGGGATGTTAGAGGAGATACTTAAGGAAACAGAAAATAAGATGCAGAAAGCCGTAGAAAACTTGCGTAGAGAGTTAGCCACTATTAGGGCAGGAAGGGCTACTCCTGCCCTATTAGAGAAGGTTCAGGTTAATTATTATGGGACTCCTACCCCGGTAAATCAACTAGCTACCATTTCGGCCCCTGAACCCCGGTTACTCGTTGTTCAGCCCTGGGATCGCTCTATAGTGGGGGAAATCGAAAAAGCCATCCTTAAATCAGATCTAGGCCTTACTCCTACCAGCGACGGTACCGTAATCCGTATTGTGCTCCCCCAATTAACGGAAGAACGGAGGGCCGAACTGGTGAAGCTAGTTCGGAAAAAGGCCGAGGAATTTCGCGTAGTTGTACGGAACATCCGCCGGGAGGCTAATGAGAAGCTAAAGGCTAAAGAAAAAGGCGGCGAAATTTCGGAAGATGAAGCACGGAGGGCCCAGGATAAGGTCCAGAAGTTGACCGATACCTATATCCAGGCCATCGATAAGGCTTTGGCCACTAAGGAAGCTGAAATTATGGAGGTTTAAGGGAGTTGTTTACAGATTGCTTGGGCTTACCCCCGGAAGAGGCCTGCCACCTCCTTAACCGGGCTGGCTACCAGGTGGTAGCTACTTGCGTAACCGGTGGCGGTGCTTTAACCGGCCAAGGGATCACGACAAGGGTCGTGAGGGTGCGGGTGGTGGGAGCTGGCCAGGTAGAGCTGGTCGTGGCTCCTGTTATAAATTTGTGGCCACCAGGGAAAGGAGGTGCAGGAGCCCATGCCCCATCGGATTACTGAGGAATGTTTAGCGTGTGGGGTGTGTGCCGACGAATGCCCCAATGGCGCGATTTCCGAGGGAGATAACATTTATGTAATCGATCCCGAGTTATGTACTGATTGCGGTACTTGTCGAGAAGCTTGTCCTAATGAAGCCATCGTAGCAGAGTGATGGCGCTACCCCCTCCTCTGGAGGGGGTTTGTTTTGTGTATCTTTTGGTAGGAGGGTATAGAAGTTTGCCAGAAGCTTTCTTTCCCTGGCTACATAAGCGTCGTATGACGCAGAGATGGAAACTACCCCCACGAGACCGCCTACCCCGGCACCTAGCCATTATAATGGACGGTAACGGTCGTTGGGCCCTACGCCGGGGCTTACCCAGAGTAGCTGGCCACCGGGCAGGGGTAGAGGCCCTGCGAGAGACAGTCAAAGCCTGCTTGGAATGGGGTATTGAGATCTTGACAGTATATGCTTTTTCCACGGAGAATTGGAAAAGACCCCGGGAAGAAGTGGACACTTTAATGGAGTTGCTGGTGGAGTACCTCCGGAAAGAGGTTAAAGAGCTCAACCAGCAAGGGGTAAGGATAGGTGCCATCGGCCGGTTGCATGAACTACCTATAGAGGCCCAACAGGAGCTCGCGCGAGCTAGGGAACTAACGGCGGGGAACCAAAGGCTTCTCCTTAATTTAGCGTTGAACTATGGAGGGCGGGCAGAACTGGTAGATGCTTGCTGCGCAGTGGCCCAGGATATACTCCAGGGGAAACTCAAGCTTGAACAAATTGATGAAGAGGTTTTAAGTCGGTACCTTTACACCGCTGGGCTCCCGGATCCTGATCTCCTTATCCGTACAGCTGGGGAAATGCGTTTTAGCAATTTTCTCTTATGGCAATCGGCCTATACCGAGCTTTGGGTAACTCCTATACTTTGGCCGGATTTCCGCCGGGAGGATTTGTTGGTTGCCCTCCATGATTATGCCCGGAGGGAAAGGCGTTTTGGGGGGTTAAAGTAGATGCTCTGGGCAAGGGTTTTCGTAGCAGTGGGTGGTATACCCATCCTATTGTTAGTAGCCTACCTAGGTAGCGTATGGTTGCTGG harbors:
- the tsf gene encoding translation elongation factor Ts, with product MISAEAVKELRNRTGAGMMDCKRALEETGGDIEKAIEILRMKGLAAAAKKAGRVAKEGLVHAYIHGGGRIGVLIEVNCETDFVARTEEFKDLVHNLAMQVAAARPEYVKREDVPEEVIEREKSILRAQALNEGKPEKVVEKIVSGRLEKFFQENCLLEQPYIKDPERKVKDLIAEKIAKLGENIEVRRFARFEVGEANTISQ
- the pyrH gene encoding UMP kinase gives rise to the protein MQKPKYKRVVLKLSGEALAGNQGFGIDPDVINSIAEQIKEVRDLGVDVAVVVGGGNIWRGVKGSAQGMDRATADYMGMLATVINSLALQDALERLGVDTRVQSAIEMRQIAEPYIRRRAIRHLEKGRVVIFAGGTGNPYFSTDTTAALRAAEIEAEVILMAKRVDGVYDADPEQNPQAKRYKGLDYLDVLNSNLGVMDSTATSLCMDNNIPLIVFGIKEKGNILKAVMGEEIGTYVGGKRGC
- the frr gene encoding ribosome recycling factor, with the protein product MLEEILKETENKMQKAVENLRRELATIRAGRATPALLEKVQVNYYGTPTPVNQLATISAPEPRLLVVQPWDRSIVGEIEKAILKSDLGLTPTSDGTVIRIVLPQLTEERRAELVKLVRKKAEEFRVVVRNIRREANEKLKAKEKGGEISEDEARRAQDKVQKLTDTYIQAIDKALATKEAEIMEV
- a CDS encoding 4Fe-4S binding protein, whose amino-acid sequence is MPHRITEECLACGVCADECPNGAISEGDNIYVIDPELCTDCGTCREACPNEAIVAE
- a CDS encoding isoprenyl transferase, whose product is MTQRWKLPPRDRLPRHLAIIMDGNGRWALRRGLPRVAGHRAGVEALRETVKACLEWGIEILTVYAFSTENWKRPREEVDTLMELLVEYLRKEVKELNQQGVRIGAIGRLHELPIEAQQELARARELTAGNQRLLLNLALNYGGRAELVDACCAVAQDILQGKLKLEQIDEEVLSRYLYTAGLPDPDLLIRTAGEMRFSNFLLWQSAYTELWVTPILWPDFRREDLLVALHDYARRERRFGGLK